The Thermus islandicus DSM 21543 genome includes a window with the following:
- a CDS encoding DUF7718 family protein yields MDWLDLEEGRFVWVARYDTAGGGVHRDRNRIAPHETTPYLPGEPRGLEMARRDLREGVDNGPGFSHHPYQP; encoded by the coding sequence CTGGACTGGCTAGACCTCGAGGAGGGCCGCTTTGTTTGGGTGGCCCGGTACGACACGGCCGGAGGCGGGGTCCACCGGGACCGGAACCGGATCGCTCCACACGAGACCACCCCTTACCTTCCCGGGGAACCTCGGGGGCTGGAGATGGCCCGGCGGGACCTGCGGGAGGGGGTTGACAACGGCCCAGGTTTTTCTCATCATCCATACCAGCCATGA